DNA from Cutibacterium acnes:
AAGGACTTCGATGCCGCGTAGGTGGCGAACTGCGGAATGGGCTGGAAAGCCGCAGTGGAGGCGACATTGATAATCGACCCACGTTTGGCTGTGATCATGCCAGGCAGCAGTAACCCACACAGGTGCACGACAGCCTCGCAGTTGACCTCTACCTGGGAGGTTTGACGCTCCGGGTCGGTCTCAGCGATGCGGCCAGCAGCACCGAATCCAGCATTGTTGACGAGGGTGTCGATGATGATCCCGCGTCCCGCAATTTCGTTGACAAGGGCTAACCGCTCTGATGCCGAGGAGATGTCACAAGGATGAACGATGGTTTTGATTCCGTACCTGGTGGTGAGCTGGTCGGCGAGGTCGTCGAGGACGTCATGCCGCCGTCCGGTCACAACGAGGTTGACGCCGCAGCTGGCCAGATGGCGGCTAAATGCCTGCCCTAGACCACCACTGGCCCCGCTCACCAGTGCCCACGGGCGTTCGTCGCGAGTCGCCTCCATATCATTCATGTTTCAAGTCTTCCACGCTGTCACCGGAGTGCATGCTGCGCAGGTGAGTTCGGGGTGCCCAATCGTCTGTAGTGCGCGTGGGTCTTGGTAGGGCTGTCTGGGGGATTGGCAGTCAAACTGGTTGTACGCGGGCATGCCAGCCTGGGAACGAGTTGGCAGCCAGCTTTGCGTCTAAATGTCTGGATCTGTGGGGTGGCTGGTCGGTTCCTGAGACCGTTAGAAACGTGGACGTTGAAATGGATTAATGACCATTCCCAGGAGTCGGAGGCGGGACGATTCCTTCGGGGCATGTCCAACTGTGTCTGGCTCTACTATTTGTTGCGGCTCCGACATTCTCAACGTCTGAAGCTGATCTTGCAGATCACGGATATGATTTTGCTGGGAGACGACTTCGTTGGTCCTATTGTGCGCGATAAGACACATAATAAAAGTGGGGGTAATGAGCCAGATATCTATGACCAAATATGGTGTCGATGCTGATGTCATTTTTGAGGATCCAAACTGAAATGACAGCAGGAATAGAAGTACTGAAAACAGAAAATCAAGGATTCTGGTTGACATCTTGTATATTCCAGTCCATCGGGCTGTCACTGGGAGAAACATTATAGCTAAGACCACGGAAAATAGTACAGCGGAAATAATGAATACCGCGATTTCTATAGGTGATAGGGATGTTGTGGCGTTTGGCAGGCTGAAGATTAACAAGATGACGAAAAAGGTTGCTGAAAGTAGAAGTAGGGCTCGGTAGTTTGGCTTTGCGTAGTCGAGGCTATTTTTTACGGCTCCGAGGCTGTGTGACATGTATTGTTCCGCTGCTGCCCAGACGGCATGCGGGGTGGCATCGCATCTAGCTCCGGTGTCGCACAGGCATGAGCGGAGCTCGGTGACGCTTGTTGTTGGCCTGGCGTTTTGCTTGTAGGTTGAACATATATCGTAGAATATCTTTTGATCTACTGTCTTGGCTCTATTGTAGTAATATGAGTTAAATCTATCGCAGAGGCCTCCTATTTGGAGACGAAATCTATTAAAAAGATTATAGTTCTGTCGCTCTATCGTTCTTTGTTCTATTTTCTTTTCGTGTAGCATCTCGCACACATCAAAAAT
Protein-coding regions in this window:
- a CDS encoding SDR family NAD(P)-dependent oxidoreductase, whose amino-acid sequence is MNDMEATRDERPWALVSGASGGLGQAFSRHLASCGVNLVVTGRRHDVLDDLADQLTTRYGIKTIVHPCDISSASERLALVNEIAGRGIIIDTLVNNAGFGAAGRIAETDPERQTSQVEVNCEAVVHLCGLLLPGMITAKRGSIINVASTAAFQPIPQFATYAASKSFVLSFSRALWAETNGTGVRATAICPGPTETGFFDVAGVPRMAAGARRDPDDVVRTAFDALARHRPYAVDGFVNRTVARLAPHLPARLVMTQSEKYLQV